The following coding sequences lie in one Arachis hypogaea cultivar Tifrunner chromosome 4, arahy.Tifrunner.gnm2.J5K5, whole genome shotgun sequence genomic window:
- the LOC112796114 gene encoding uncharacterized protein isoform X1: protein MSYMKDQPRSSVKHQKSESNSTYNTGESNPGNNLWTDGLICAFEFVQGRKKPIKHRSPLKISDKLNLDVYQCKRSGSSEGLTHAASGRADKDNLSHHSSVNSLRDSSLGASDDDKESQVSQGGQFNAAGKYEGGHWVPIGWKRIVQLVQTVQVDADWGYHQIEIEDQEDELTVADLAAPYWEYPAGPIWWCHVCAGHPNVETWLINAKWLHPAVSLALRDESKLISEKMKHLFYEVPVRVAGGLLFELLGQSAGDPFNEEDDIPVVVRSWQAQKFLLTAMHIKGSVSRINVLGITEVQELLSAGGYNMPRTAHDIIAHLACRLSRWDDRLFRKSIFGAADEIELKFMNKRNYEDLNLFSVILNQEIRRLSRQVIRVKWSLHARDEIVFELLQHLKGNTAKSLLEEIKKSTREMIEEQEAVRGRLFTIQDVMQSNVRAWLQDRSLRVTHNLAVFGGVGVVLTIVTGLFGINVDGMPGGENTPYAFGVFAAVLVLLTAVLIAAGLAYLGLKKPINEGQVEVRMLELQTLVKMFQHEAETHAQVRGNRNVSRNNLPPTSSEGVHIDPDSLLIR from the exons ATGAGTTACATGAAAGACCAACCACGTTCCTCAGTAAAACATCAAAAATCAGAAAGCAATAGCACCTATAATACTGGAGAATCCAACCCTGGAAATAACCTTTGGACAGATGGGCTTATTTGTGCTTTCGAATTTGTTCAAGGACGAAAAAAACCAATTAAACATAGGTCCCCATTGAAGATCTCAGACAAACTAAATTTGGATGTTTATCAGTGCAAGAGGTCCGGCTCTTCAGAAGGTTTAACACATGCTGCTTCTGGCAGGGCAGATAAAGATAATCTCTCACATCATTCATCTGTAAATTCCTTGAGGGACAGTTCGCTTGGTGCCTCCGATGATGACAAAGAGAGCCAGGTTTCTCAGGGTGGCCAATTTAATGCTGCAGGAAAATACGAGGGTGGTCATTGGGTACCGATTGGATGGAAAAGAATTGTGCAACTTGTTCAAACAGTTCAGGTTGATGCAGACTGGGGTTATCATCAAATTGAAATCGAGGATCAAGAAGATGAATTAACTGTAGCAGATTTGGCAGCTCCTTATTGGGAGTACCCAGCTGGGCCTATATGGTGGTGCCATGTTTGTGCAGGTCATCCCAATGTTGAGACTTGGCTCATTAATGCTAAATGGCTACACCCTGCTGTTAGTTTAGCTTTGAGAGATGAAAGTAAACTAATAAGTGAGAAGATGAAACACCTTTTCTATGAG GTCCCAGTCAGAGTTGCAGGAGGGCTTTTATTTGAGCTATTGGGCCAATCGGCAGGTGATCCTTTTAATGAAGAAGATGACATTCCAGTTGTCGTTAGATCTTGGCAAGCACAAAAGTTCCTATTAACTGCAATGCATATAAAAGGATCAGTGTCCCGGATAAACGTTCTCGGTATCACAGAAGTTCAG GAGCTTCTTTCTGCTGGAGGATATAACATGCCAAGAACAGCGCATGACATTATAGCACATCTTGCATGCCGTCTTTCTCGGTGGGATGATAG GTTATTCCGTAAATCTATATTTGGGGCAGCAGATGAGATTGAACTGAAGTTTATGAACAA GAGAAACTATGAAGATTTAAATCTTTTTAGCGTAATTTTAAATCAAGAAATCAGAAGGTTATCAAGACAG GTTATCAGAGTGAAGTGGTCACTCCATGCAAGAGATGAGATTGTCTTTGAGCTTCTCCAACATTTGAAAGGAAACACAGCGAAAAGCTTattagaagaaattaaaaagagtaCAAGGGAAATGATTGAGGAGCAAGAAGCAGTCCGTGGACGCTTGTTTACCATTCAAGATGTTATGCAGAGCAATGTGCGAGCTTGGCTGCAG GATAGAAGCCTTCGGGTGACCCATAATTTAGCTGTATTTGGTGGTGTCGGTGTTGTCCTTACCATCGTTACAGGGTTATTTGGGATCAATGTTGATGGAATGCCTGGGGGAGAAAACACGCCATATGCATTTGGTGTCTTCGCGGCCGTCCTTGTCCTTTTAACAGCGGTGCTGATTGCGGCTGGCTTGGCGTACCTTGGCCTGAAGAAACCTATTAATGAGGGCCAGGTTGAGGTTAGGATGCTTGAGCTTCAAACACTAGTGAAGATGTTTCAACATGAGGCAGAGACTCATGCGCAAGTCCGGGGAAACAGAAATGTGTCCCGGAATAACTTGCCTCCTACTTCCAGCGAAGGTGTACATATTGATCCGGACTCTCTTCTCATACGATAG
- the LOC112796114 gene encoding uncharacterized protein isoform X2 — translation MSYMKDQPRSSVKHQKSESNSTYNTGESNPGNNLWTDGLICAFEFVQGRKKPIKHRSPLKISDKLNLDVYQCKRSGSSEGLTHAASGRADKDNLSHHSSVNSLRDSSLGASDDDKESQVSQGGQFNAAGKYEGGHWVPIGWKRIVQLVQTVQVDADWGYHQIEIEDQEDELTVADLAAPYWEYPAGPIWWCHVCAGHPNVETWLINAKWLHPAVSLALRDESKLISEKMKHLFYEVPVRVAGGLLFELLGQSAGDPFNEEDDIPVVVRSWQAQKFLLTAMHIKGSVSRINVLGITEVQELLSAGGYNMPRTAHDIIAHLACRLSRWDDRLFRKSIFGAADEIELKFMNKRNYEDLNLFSVILNQEIRRLSRQVIRVKWSLHARDEIVFELLQHLKGNTAKSLLEEIKKSTREMIEEQEAVRGRLFTIQDVMQSNVRAWLQGYLGSMLMECLGEKTRHMHLVSSRPSLSF, via the exons ATGAGTTACATGAAAGACCAACCACGTTCCTCAGTAAAACATCAAAAATCAGAAAGCAATAGCACCTATAATACTGGAGAATCCAACCCTGGAAATAACCTTTGGACAGATGGGCTTATTTGTGCTTTCGAATTTGTTCAAGGACGAAAAAAACCAATTAAACATAGGTCCCCATTGAAGATCTCAGACAAACTAAATTTGGATGTTTATCAGTGCAAGAGGTCCGGCTCTTCAGAAGGTTTAACACATGCTGCTTCTGGCAGGGCAGATAAAGATAATCTCTCACATCATTCATCTGTAAATTCCTTGAGGGACAGTTCGCTTGGTGCCTCCGATGATGACAAAGAGAGCCAGGTTTCTCAGGGTGGCCAATTTAATGCTGCAGGAAAATACGAGGGTGGTCATTGGGTACCGATTGGATGGAAAAGAATTGTGCAACTTGTTCAAACAGTTCAGGTTGATGCAGACTGGGGTTATCATCAAATTGAAATCGAGGATCAAGAAGATGAATTAACTGTAGCAGATTTGGCAGCTCCTTATTGGGAGTACCCAGCTGGGCCTATATGGTGGTGCCATGTTTGTGCAGGTCATCCCAATGTTGAGACTTGGCTCATTAATGCTAAATGGCTACACCCTGCTGTTAGTTTAGCTTTGAGAGATGAAAGTAAACTAATAAGTGAGAAGATGAAACACCTTTTCTATGAG GTCCCAGTCAGAGTTGCAGGAGGGCTTTTATTTGAGCTATTGGGCCAATCGGCAGGTGATCCTTTTAATGAAGAAGATGACATTCCAGTTGTCGTTAGATCTTGGCAAGCACAAAAGTTCCTATTAACTGCAATGCATATAAAAGGATCAGTGTCCCGGATAAACGTTCTCGGTATCACAGAAGTTCAG GAGCTTCTTTCTGCTGGAGGATATAACATGCCAAGAACAGCGCATGACATTATAGCACATCTTGCATGCCGTCTTTCTCGGTGGGATGATAG GTTATTCCGTAAATCTATATTTGGGGCAGCAGATGAGATTGAACTGAAGTTTATGAACAA GAGAAACTATGAAGATTTAAATCTTTTTAGCGTAATTTTAAATCAAGAAATCAGAAGGTTATCAAGACAG GTTATCAGAGTGAAGTGGTCACTCCATGCAAGAGATGAGATTGTCTTTGAGCTTCTCCAACATTTGAAAGGAAACACAGCGAAAAGCTTattagaagaaattaaaaagagtaCAAGGGAAATGATTGAGGAGCAAGAAGCAGTCCGTGGACGCTTGTTTACCATTCAAGATGTTATGCAGAGCAATGTGCGAGCTTGGCTGCAG GGTTATTTGGGATCAATGTTGATGGAATGCCTGGGGGAGAAAACACGCCATATGCATTTGGTGTCTTCGCGGCCGTCCTTGTCCTTTTAA